The genomic window TAAAAATGGCGGAGATCCGGCGGCAAAAGCAAGTTGATCCGTATGGATTATCTTAGGTTGATCCGTAAATTCCCGAAGGTTTCCTTTTGGAAGTTGTAAGTGTTGTAAATTTCTACGACTCATCTGTAAGACTGAAAACATAAAAGTACAATAATGTCAGCGAACCAGATTGGTTTCTTTCGTATCAAATATTAGGTAAGTTCATTAATTAGTACGGATAAGCTTATGTTAAAAAGAGTAAAAAAGTGTTTACAGCTCAAATAAACAATGGAAACGGTCAAAGCGATAGTAGGAATTAGTTGAAATTACACTTTGATTGGATGATATTAAACGAGTTCATAAAAAATAAAATTAAATGACAAAGAAAACAGTATCTCCACCTACCTGGAAATCCATTATCGTAAAATGGCTCGGAATTTTTCCTTCTGTATTACTACTGAGTTACAGCTTAAAATGGCTCGGGGTAAAACCCATGCTTTTAAAATTATTTATTGAAACCATTATATTGGTTCCTATGTTAACTTATGTAGTTACTCCCCTGATGAAAACTTTATTTTCTGATTGGCTATATAAAGGAATGGACGTAAAGGAAGAGGATAGAGAAACAGTTGATATTGGGAGTTAGGATCATTTAGGATGAGTTTTGAGGGTGAACTCTCCGTATTTCAATAATTGATCTAAAGGCTTATTGTATTGGTTATATAAAAGTAGTCTTCCGTAGGTTTTAAAAAATTATTTTTTGATAAAATAACCACCGATCCCCTCTACTAAAAGAATGAGATCGGTAATTATTATATAAATGGTACCTACAATTATAAAGCTTTTAATGCTTCTAAAATTTCAGGGATATCGGCACGTTTTGTATAATCTTCATTAAGAAAACGGTATACTACTTTACCTTCTTTACTTACTACAAATGTAGCTGGAATAGGAAGTTCGTTATCTCCGTTCGCATTATGTTTTTCAACATTGATACCAAATTCTTGGTAAATTTTATCTAAAGCCTCCGGTAGTTGAAATACAAGTCCTAGTTCTTTGGCTAGTTTATTATCAATATCAGAAAGTACTTCAAAAGTCAATTCATTCTTTTCCTTAGTAGTTATAGAATTATCAGGAGTTTCAGGCGTAATGGCTAATAAATTTGCACCTTCTTTTTTAAATTTCGGTAATGCATTTTCTAAAGCCTTTAGTTCTATATTACAATAAGGGCACCATCCACCTCGATAAAACGAAATAACAACCGGTCCTTCTTTAATTTTCTCTTGGATATCTACCGTATTTCCACTTGCATTGGTAAGCGAAGCCTGAGGGAAAGTGTCACCCACCTGAATGGCTTGATCAGGAAGCTGTTGAGCAATCAGATCATCTGTGGACTGATCCATAACTTTCAAAAATTCTTCAGGAATTTTGGTGCGGTTTTCGTTGTTAAGTTTTGCTAAGGTTTCTTTTAATGACATGTGTATTAAATTTAATATTTTACTAATGTTTATTTTGGTTTTATAATCACCTAAATAATAGTCGATAAATTGACTATTTCCTTACATGAATTATAGATGCTTTATGATAATAAATAAGAATTTTAACAAGGTCTATGATTGATCATTATAAGCGTAAGAACTTAAGGATTAATAATTAAGGTTAGACCATAGATCAATGCTCTTAACTGCTTTATTTAGCTATAAACTTCTCTTTTTCACTTTATTTTAAGAGATAGTAATAAGTTCCTTATCTTTGCTTATTCAAACTATTATTTAACACGTTATCACTCAACAACTATGCTTAACAAATTCAGAATTTTAACACTGAAGGGTATTGTCATTGCTTCCCTTTTTTCTTTCAGTGTTTACAGTCAGGGTACCATTACCATTAATCCCAGGACACAGCGTTTTGTAAACAACGAGTCTACATTTAATCGAGATAAATATTTTAATATTCATCAATTGACTGATTTAAAAGACGCTGATTTTATTCAATTTAAGAATAGATTTGATATGAAGCCGTCTTATCGAGGCGCCCGAATATTGGATAGTCCTTTAAAAAACCATAATAAAACCGGTAACTTTCCGCAGGTTCGTAGAAATTTTAGTGGGGTTCGACAAGTTGAGAATCGATTTGCTTCTACAAATCCCA from Aquimarina sp. ERC-38 includes these protein-coding regions:
- a CDS encoding peroxiredoxin-like family protein, which encodes MSLKETLAKLNNENRTKIPEEFLKVMDQSTDDLIAQQLPDQAIQVGDTFPQASLTNASGNTVDIQEKIKEGPVVISFYRGGWCPYCNIELKALENALPKFKKEGANLLAITPETPDNSITTKEKNELTFEVLSDIDNKLAKELGLVFQLPEALDKIYQEFGINVEKHNANGDNELPIPATFVVSKEGKVVYRFLNEDYTKRADIPEILEALKAL